In one Gossypium hirsutum isolate 1008001.06 chromosome D09, Gossypium_hirsutum_v2.1, whole genome shotgun sequence genomic region, the following are encoded:
- the LOC121220965 gene encoding 40S ribosomal protein S7, translating into MYTSMKKIHKDKDVEPTEFEESVAQAFFDLENTNKDLKSDLKDLYINSAVQIDVSGSRKAVVIHVPYRLRKAFRKVHVKLVRELEKKFSGKDVILIATRRILRPPKKGSAVQRPRSRTLTAVHEAMLEDIVLPAEIVGKRTRYAIDGSKLMKVFLDPKERNNTEYKLETFSAVYRKLAGKDVVFEFPVTEA; encoded by the exons ATGTATACGTCAATGAAAAAGATCCACAAAGATAAGGATGTTGAACCAACAGAATTTGAGGAATCAGTTGCCcag GCATTCTTCGATTTGGAGAATACCAACAAGGATCTGAAAAGTGACCTCAAGGATCTCTACATTAATTCAGCAGT CCAAATTGATGTGTCTGGGAGCCGGAAAGCTGTTGTTATCCATGTCCCGTACCGATTGAGGAAAGCTTTTCGCAAGGTTCATGTTAAGCTTGTGAGGGAGCTTGAAAAGAAGTTCAGTGGAAAG GATGTGATTCTTATTGCTACCCGGAGGATATTGAGGCCCCCAAAGAAAGGTTCTGCTGTTCAGAGGCCTCGCAGCCGCACATTGACTGCTGTACATGAGGCAATGCTGGAAGATATTGTCTTACCCGCTGAGATTGTTGGGAAGCGCACTAGATATGCAATTGATGGATCAAAGTTAATGAAG GTGTTTTTGGACCCCAAGGAACGAAACAACACCGAGTATAAGCTCGAGACCTTTTCTGCAGTTTACCGGAAGCTTGCTGGGAAGGATGTTGTGTTTGAGTTCCCTGTTACAGAGGCATAG